In one window of Nocardiopsis aegyptia DNA:
- the rpsM gene encoding 30S ribosomal protein S13, with product MARIAGVDLPRDKRVEIALTYVFGVGRTRALETLANTGVDGNTRVYQLAEEDLVKLREWIEANYQVEGDLRREVQADIRRKMEIGSYQGIRHRRGLPVRGQRTQTNARTRKGKKKTVAGKKKAGKK from the coding sequence ATGGCACGTATTGCCGGCGTTGACCTTCCCCGCGACAAGCGGGTGGAGATCGCTCTCACGTACGTTTTCGGGGTCGGGCGCACGCGCGCGCTCGAGACCCTGGCGAACACCGGTGTCGACGGGAACACCCGCGTCTACCAGCTGGCCGAAGAGGACCTGGTCAAGCTCCGCGAGTGGATCGAGGCGAACTACCAGGTCGAGGGTGACCTGCGCCGTGAGGTCCAGGCCGACATCCGTCGCAAGATGGAGATCGGCAGCTACCAGGGCATCCGCCACCGCCGCGGCCTTCCGGTCCGCGGTCAGCGCACGCAGACCAACGCGCGTACCCGCAAGGGCAAGAAGAAGACCGTGGCCGGTAAGAAGAAGGCCGGTAAGAAGTAG
- the rpmJ gene encoding 50S ribosomal protein L36 encodes MCAKCRVIRRNGRIMVICSDPRHKQRQG; translated from the coding sequence ATCTGCGCGAAGTGCCGCGTGATCCGTCGTAACGGCCGGATCATGGTCATTTGCTCGGACCCGCGCCACAAGCAGCGCCAGGGCTAG
- the infA gene encoding translation initiation factor IF-1, with protein MAKKDGAIEIEGSVVESLPNAMFKVELDNGHQVLAHISGKMRMNYIRILPDDRVVVELSPYDLTRGRIVYRYK; from the coding sequence ATGGCGAAGAAAGACGGCGCCATCGAGATCGAGGGTTCCGTTGTCGAGTCCCTACCCAACGCTATGTTCAAGGTAGAGCTCGACAACGGGCACCAGGTCCTTGCCCACATCAGTGGCAAGATGCGGATGAACTACATCCGCATTCTTCCCGACGACCGTGTCGTCGTGGAGCTGAGCCCGTACGACCTCACGCGCGGGCGCATCGTTTACCGCTACAAGTAG
- a CDS encoding DUF1707 domain-containing protein: MSDPVPSIRTSDSERDRVAQLLQEHFAQGRLDHEEFTDRLSRTYKARTVDELELVTQDLPERDLADIQGAGVQPAQGEDGPPGPQLTMRDPALMVPWALYGGVNVLCFVIWLILFLTAGHGYPWFLWVLGPWGILMGLVTLGVLAAPRILR; this comes from the coding sequence ATGTCCGACCCGGTGCCGTCGATACGCACGTCCGACTCAGAGCGCGACCGCGTCGCGCAACTCCTCCAGGAGCACTTCGCCCAGGGGCGACTGGACCACGAGGAGTTCACCGACCGGTTGAGCCGCACCTACAAGGCCCGCACGGTCGACGAGCTCGAACTCGTCACCCAGGACCTGCCCGAGCGCGACCTGGCCGACATCCAGGGCGCCGGCGTCCAGCCCGCCCAGGGCGAGGACGGTCCTCCCGGACCCCAGCTGACCATGCGCGACCCGGCACTGATGGTGCCGTGGGCGCTGTACGGCGGGGTCAACGTCCTGTGCTTCGTGATCTGGCTGATCCTGTTCCTCACCGCGGGCCACGGCTATCCGTGGTTCCTGTGGGTGCTGGGCCCGTGGGGCATCCTCATGGGCCTGGTGACCCTGGGGGTGCTCGCGGCGCCCCGGATCCTGCGCTGA
- the map gene encoding type I methionyl aminopeptidase translates to MFRKAEPDVQIKTPEQIAKMRAAGQVVARALDTLRAAVRPGVSTLELDSIAEKVIRDAGAVPSFKGYHGFPGSICASVNEEVVHGIPSSERVLAEGDIISIDCGAILDGWHGDSAITVAVGEGRPEDLAMMETCEESMWQGIAQMLPGGRLGDIGHAIGGHITKHGGYGNVREYGGHGIGTEMHMDPHVLNYGKRGKGIRLVEGMCLAIEPMTTLGKQDVVELDDGWTVVTRDGRRAAHFEHSVAITAQGPLVLTARESDRDKITQMGFVQPTW, encoded by the coding sequence ATGTTTCGGAAGGCGGAGCCGGACGTGCAGATCAAGACGCCGGAACAGATCGCCAAGATGAGGGCGGCGGGCCAGGTCGTGGCCCGCGCCCTGGACACCCTCCGGGCCGCGGTGCGGCCCGGGGTGTCCACCCTCGAACTCGACTCGATCGCGGAGAAGGTCATCCGTGACGCGGGGGCGGTGCCCTCCTTCAAGGGCTACCACGGCTTCCCCGGGTCCATCTGCGCGTCGGTCAACGAGGAGGTCGTCCACGGCATCCCCAGCTCCGAGCGGGTGCTGGCCGAGGGCGACATCATCTCCATCGACTGCGGGGCCATCCTGGACGGCTGGCACGGCGACTCGGCGATCACCGTCGCGGTCGGCGAGGGCCGTCCCGAGGACCTGGCGATGATGGAGACCTGCGAGGAGTCCATGTGGCAGGGGATCGCGCAGATGCTGCCGGGCGGACGCCTCGGCGACATCGGCCACGCGATCGGCGGCCACATCACCAAGCACGGCGGCTACGGCAACGTCCGCGAGTACGGCGGCCACGGCATCGGCACCGAGATGCACATGGACCCGCACGTGCTCAACTACGGCAAGCGCGGCAAGGGCATCCGGCTGGTCGAGGGCATGTGCCTGGCGATCGAGCCGATGACCACGCTGGGCAAGCAGGACGTCGTCGAACTGGACGACGGCTGGACCGTGGTGACGCGCGACGGCCGGCGGGCCGCTCACTTCGAGCACTCCGTGGCCATCACCGCGCAGGGCCCGCTCGTGTTGACCGCGCGCGAGTCCGACCGCGATAAAATCACACAGATGGGTTTCGTCCAGCCGACCTGGTAG
- a CDS encoding adenylate kinase has translation MRAVLVGPPGAGKGTQAQILASELSIPKVSTGDIFRANVSGGTELGKKAKEFMDRGDLVPDEVTNAMVKDRLAKEDAANGFLLDGFPRNVPQAETLNGMLADLEGRLDVVLELRVDEDEVVKRLSGRRSCPECGRVYHVEYDAPTTAGSCDDDGAELYQREDDREETIRHRLKVYREQTAPLVEFYEREGLLATIAATGSVEQVTARAKAAIAEKADGTGV, from the coding sequence ATGCGTGCAGTATTGGTGGGGCCGCCTGGGGCCGGAAAAGGCACTCAGGCCCAGATCCTCGCGTCGGAGCTGTCGATCCCGAAGGTGTCCACCGGTGACATCTTCCGGGCCAACGTCAGCGGTGGTACGGAGCTCGGCAAGAAGGCCAAGGAGTTCATGGACCGTGGAGACCTCGTCCCCGACGAGGTCACGAACGCCATGGTCAAGGACCGTCTGGCGAAGGAGGACGCGGCCAACGGGTTCCTGCTCGACGGGTTCCCGCGCAACGTCCCCCAGGCCGAGACCCTCAACGGCATGCTCGCCGACCTCGAAGGGCGGCTGGACGTCGTCCTGGAACTGAGGGTCGACGAGGACGAGGTCGTCAAGCGCCTGTCCGGGCGCCGCTCCTGCCCGGAGTGCGGCCGCGTCTACCACGTCGAGTACGACGCTCCCACGACGGCGGGCTCGTGCGATGACGACGGCGCTGAGCTGTACCAGCGGGAGGACGACCGCGAGGAGACCATCAGGCACCGCCTGAAGGTCTACCGCGAGCAGACCGCCCCGCTGGTGGAGTTCTACGAGCGCGAGGGACTCCTGGCCACCATCGCGGCCACGGGTTCCGTGGAGCAGGTCACGGCACGGGCCAAGGCCGCCATCGCGGAGAAGGCCGACGGGACCGGCGTCTGA
- the secY gene encoding preprotein translocase subunit SecY — MLGAFVRAFRTPDLRNKLLFTLFILTIFRLGSVIPAPGIDSAAIRDQMEAITAADESGVYALVNLFSGGALLQLAVFALGVMPYITASIIINLLTVVIPRLEALKKEGQSGQTKITQYTRYLTLMLAVLQSTSIVAMARTGALFQGSIPVSTYLPNQDILTLVTIVVVMTGGTAIIMWFGELITERGVGNGMSLLIFTTVISSFPAMIMGLYQERSIWVFTIICIAALVLVTAVVFMEQAQRRIPVQYAKRMVGRRMYGGSSTYIPLKVNQAGIIPVIFASSLLYLPQLVVGLIGQESTNPVVTFIQTYFSTGTGIHPVYMVTFFAMIVGFAFFYVSITFNPDEVSDNMKKYGGFIPGIRPGRPTAEYLNYVLKRLTTPGSIYLGVIALLPMVALGASGAGGAGMGIAMQGTSLLIMVGVGLDTVKQIESHLQQRNYEGFLR, encoded by the coding sequence GTGCTAGGTGCGTTCGTTCGTGCATTCCGCACGCCCGACCTGCGCAACAAGCTGCTGTTCACACTGTTCATCCTGACGATCTTCCGTCTGGGGTCGGTGATCCCCGCACCGGGGATCGACTCCGCGGCGATCCGGGACCAGATGGAGGCCATCACCGCGGCGGATGAGTCCGGGGTGTACGCGCTGGTGAACCTCTTCAGCGGCGGCGCGCTACTCCAACTGGCGGTGTTCGCGCTCGGGGTCATGCCCTACATCACCGCGAGCATCATCATCAACCTCCTCACTGTGGTGATCCCGCGGCTGGAGGCCCTCAAGAAGGAGGGCCAGTCCGGCCAGACGAAGATCACCCAGTACACCCGCTACCTGACGCTGATGCTCGCTGTCCTGCAGTCGACCAGCATCGTCGCCATGGCCAGGACGGGCGCGCTGTTCCAGGGCTCCATCCCGGTCAGCACCTACCTGCCCAACCAGGACATCCTCACCCTGGTCACGATCGTGGTCGTCATGACCGGCGGCACCGCCATCATCATGTGGTTCGGTGAGCTGATCACCGAGCGCGGGGTGGGCAACGGCATGTCGCTGCTCATCTTCACCACGGTCATCTCGAGCTTCCCGGCCATGATCATGGGCCTCTACCAGGAGCGCTCGATCTGGGTCTTCACCATCATCTGCATCGCCGCCCTGGTGCTCGTCACCGCGGTGGTCTTCATGGAGCAGGCGCAGCGCCGCATCCCGGTGCAGTACGCCAAGCGCATGGTGGGACGCCGGATGTACGGGGGCAGCTCCACCTACATCCCGCTGAAGGTCAACCAGGCGGGCATCATCCCCGTGATCTTCGCCTCCTCGCTGCTGTACCTCCCGCAGCTGGTCGTGGGTCTGATCGGGCAGGAGTCCACCAACCCGGTCGTCACCTTCATCCAGACCTACTTCAGCACCGGCACCGGGATCCACCCGGTGTACATGGTCACCTTCTTCGCCATGATCGTCGGGTTCGCGTTCTTCTACGTGTCGATTACCTTCAACCCCGATGAGGTCTCCGACAACATGAAGAAGTACGGTGGGTTCATCCCGGGTATCCGGCCTGGGCGTCCGACCGCCGAGTACCTCAACTACGTGTTGAAGCGGCTGACGACGCCCGGTTCCATCTACCTGGGTGTGATCGCGCTCCTTCCGATGGTCGCTCTCGGTGCCAGCGGCGCCGGCGGCGCCGGCATGGGCATCGCGATGCAAGGAACGAGCCTCCTGATCATGGTCGGTGTCGGGCTGGACACGGTGAAGCAGATCGAGAGTCACCTCCAGCAGAGGAACTACGAAGGTTTTCTGCGATAA
- the rplO gene encoding 50S ribosomal protein L15 produces the protein MSDYNPDELLKLHHLRPAPGANKSKVRKGRGEASKGKTAGRGTKGTKARNTVRPGFEGGQMPLIRRVPKLKGFSNARFKKNYQVVNLDRLSELYPEGGEVTVEGLVAKGAVRKNELVKVLGTGEITVAVQVSANAFSATAKEKIAAAGGSVTEL, from the coding sequence CCGCTCCGGGCGCCAACAAGTCCAAGGTCCGCAAGGGCCGTGGCGAGGCGTCCAAGGGCAAGACCGCCGGTCGCGGCACCAAGGGCACGAAGGCTCGTAACACCGTGCGTCCCGGTTTCGAGGGCGGGCAGATGCCCCTCATCCGCCGGGTGCCGAAGCTCAAGGGCTTCAGCAACGCGCGCTTCAAGAAGAACTACCAGGTCGTGAACCTGGACCGGCTCAGCGAGCTGTACCCCGAGGGTGGCGAGGTCACCGTCGAGGGCCTGGTCGCCAAGGGCGCCGTTCGCAAGAACGAGCTCGTCAAGGTGCTGGGCACCGGTGAGATCACCGTCGCCGTGCAGGTGAGCGCGAACGCGTTCTCCGCCACGGCGAAGGAGAAGATCGCCGCCGCCGGTGGCTCCGTCACCGAGCTGTAG